The sequence below is a genomic window from Dyadobacter chenwenxiniae.
TCATCTGCTCTTTGGACATCATGCCGTCGTCGCTTCCAGCCGGACTGAGCAGGTAATCAGTATTTGGCAACAAACGGTCGGGAGCCTGGGCGGATTCTTGCTTGCCCCGAAAATCGATGACCGTATAAATGTGCTTTGCGCGAAGCGTGTCCATATCCGATGGAGTAAGTCCCTGAATAGACGCGCTACGGAAGACGCGGTTCCATTTCACCTGACGGCCGTCGGTGGTTTTATACCCGCCGACATCGCGAAAATTAACCGCACCGCGTACATGCACAAGCCGTTGCGTGCTATCGGCAAGTTGACCGAATGAGAGCACAGGTATTAGTAATGCTAAACAAAAAATAAGCTTTCTCATGAATAATTAATTGGGTTGAACTGAATTATTTAATGATGTCCCAACGTAATCCGGCTTGGCCTTTGCGGCCGTACCATTCGCTGGATGTAGTCCTGCGGCTGTCGCCCATGTACATTTTTACCGGCGAATCGCTCAGGTTGTTGAGCTCGACAAATGCACGCAAACGCTTGTTAATGGTGTAGGTAGCGGAGGCGTCTATGGTAAAATTGGCGTCGGTCCAGATATAGTACTCAGGCCCTAGCTGCTGGTTTATCGTTTCCACAGAGGCGCCGCGGTAATTTCCGGCAAGGCGGACCATTATCTTGTTTTTTTCGTAGAACAGTATGGCGTTAAAGAGGTTTTTCGATTGATTGGGTAATTGCGTGCGGTCTGTCTTCACATTGCCTTCGATTCCCCTTGGAACTTTGACCCGGCTGTCGATGAAAGTGTAATTAAATTCTACTCCAAACCCAGACCAAAAGCCACGAAGGAAGTCGAAACGCCTGTTGATCCCCGCCTCAAATCCAATGAGCGAAGCATTCTGGAGATTTTTGGCCTGTGTTACCAGGTAATTGTTTCCGTCGATATTTTGCATCCGCATGTCGGTAAAAACCACATCCTGAATGCGCTTGTGAAACACGCCGCCCGAAAGCAAGCCGATATTTGGGAAGTAATGCTCACCCATTAGATCGAAATTATTCGAAAAGGTTGGTTTCAGATCGGGATTGCCTTGACTGATGGTCATTGGTGTCTTAGAATTGTCGATCGAGGTTCCAGGCGTCATGTCGCCAAAATTGGGGCGAACGAATGTGCGGGTGTAAGCTGCGCGAATGTTGGTATTGGCATTCAATGCATATTTCAAATGCAACATTGGCAACAATGCGTTGTAGCGGTTTACTACATTTTTGGGGGAAATAACCGTTACTGGTGGTGTCCCTGCAACTGTGGCTGCCGAGCCTTCAAGGTCCATGTTGGTGTATTCATTGCGCACTCCGCCTACGAGCCGGAGTCGTTCGCTCACCTGATATTCGGCCATGACGTAGGCTGCAACCACCTGTTCAGTACCCTCATACAGCGCCGTAGGATTCGTCTTAGGAGTCACTTCCATAAAGCCGTTTTTAGTAAGCAACTCTGTGCCATACAGATTGAAAAGCTGGTCTTTGGTAAGCGGGTCCATCACGTACTGGTTGTGGTTGCCAGGCATGTGACCAAAAAATTCACTTCCCTGACCGGCCTTCGCTGTTTGCAGACTCCCCAGGCTGAGCAAAGCAGGAGAATTGGGGACACCCAAGGCAGCGGCAGGCATAAATACAATGTTCGAGCCGTAGGTGCTTTCACGATATTTGTGACGGTATTTACCGCCAAATTTCAGTTTGAAGTTCTTTGAAACTTCGGATTGAACATTCAACTGCACGTTCCGGTCATGCTCGCTGTTGTTGAGCTGCGCGATCACGAGCTGTTGCAAAAGCAGTTTTTGCGGATCCATAACCTCAGATTCGTTAGCCAGGCCTGCATCAAAATGCATTGGATTCTCGCCTATACCATCAGGCGAATCGAAATTCCAGTAGCGCTTGCCATCGGACGAAAGGTTTTTGAAACCACCCGTGATTTTTTGTCTGAACGTGGCGATAGGCAGTCCTTTGGTGCCAGAGGTAGGTGGTGTTTCAAGGAAATATTTAGAGATGTAATCGCTGAACGACCAGTCCAGCTTAAATTTTGGAGACAGCTGGTGATCTCCACCGATCTCGCCCCCCTGAATGGCTGTTTGGTAATGCGAATAGCGGTAATTGTATTGGTAGCGGCTGTTGGTATAGTCAATGTATGATTCTGAAACCGGACGAATGTCATTGAATTTGTTCAACATTCCCCTGAAAAAAAGCTTGTTTGCACCATTTAACTTATATTCCATTCCAAGGCTCAAACCCATTGTCTGGCGTTTTCCCATGTATCGCTTGAACATCACGGAGTTAATGGATTTTTTCTGCACCGGGTCAGCCAGGCCTGTGTTGTAACTCAC
It includes:
- a CDS encoding TonB-dependent receptor, yielding MSTSTRVGSSVEKQIKHLLFWAFLALTSLASGAYAQTLKGVVVSKDGSLPGATVQIPAHNLFTSTEINGSFTLVSSKEGRARLIITYVGYDKKEIDVIIGKGVTDLGNIEMQPDNKNTLGEVLVTGSMAPSQIKAMSIKRNANAIIDVMASDAIGKLPDRNIAEAVQRMQGVAVARYHGEADQATVRGTPFAWTSTLFNGSRLPSSNVLGNRSSVLDAIPSEMIQYVQVAKAITPDMEGDAIGGSINFITRTAPTYRQLNASAAGGYNSFSQNGTYNASLIYGDRFFKDKLGVVLAGAIWDRQWGADAFDVSYNTGLADPVQKKSINSVMFKRYMGKRQTMGLSLGMEYKLNGANKLFFRGMLNKFNDIRPVSESYIDYTNSRYQYNYRYSHYQTAIQGGEIGGDHQLSPKFKLDWSFSDYISKYFLETPPTSGTKGLPIATFRQKITGGFKNLSSDGKRYWNFDSPDGIGENPMHFDAGLANESEVMDPQKLLLQQLVIAQLNNSEHDRNVQLNVQSEVSKNFKLKFGGKYRHKYRESTYGSNIVFMPAAALGVPNSPALLSLGSLQTAKAGQGSEFFGHMPGNHNQYVMDPLTKDQLFNLYGTELLTKNGFMEVTPKTNPTALYEGTEQVVAAYVMAEYQVSERLRLVGGVRNEYTNMDLEGSAATVAGTPPVTVISPKNVVNRYNALLPMLHLKYALNANTNIRAAYTRTFVRPNFGDMTPGTSIDNSKTPMTISQGNPDLKPTFSNNFDLMGEHYFPNIGLLSGGVFHKRIQDVVFTDMRMQNIDGNNYLVTQAKNLQNASLIGFEAGINRRFDFLRGFWSGFGVEFNYTFIDSRVKVPRGIEGNVKTDRTQLPNQSKNLFNAILFYEKNKIMVRLAGNYRGASVETINQQLGPEYYIWTDANFTIDASATYTINKRLRAFVELNNLSDSPVKMYMGDSRRTTSSEWYGRKGQAGLRWDIIK